Proteins from a genomic interval of Heteronotia binoei isolate CCM8104 ecotype False Entrance Well chromosome 5, APGP_CSIRO_Hbin_v1, whole genome shotgun sequence:
- the NPRL2 gene encoding GATOR1 complex protein NPRL2, producing MEDNSRIECIFFSEFHPTLGPKITYQVPEDFISRELFDTIQVYIITKPELQNKLITVTAMDKKLIGCPVCIEHKKYSRNALLFNLGFVCDARAKTCALEPIVKKLAGYLTTLELESGFISNEESKQKLIPIMTILLEELNATGKCTLPIDESNTIHLKVIEQRPDPPIVQEYDVPVFTQDKDDFFNSQWDLTTQQILPYIDGFRHIQKISAEADVELNLVRIAIQNLLYYGVVTLVSILQYSNVYCTTPRVQDLVDDKSLQEECLSYITKPGHKRASLRDVFQLYCGLTPGTTVRDLICRYAVQLQRVDERKLIQFGLMKGLIRRLQKYPVKVVQDERSHPARLYTGCHSYDEICCKTGMSYRELDERLENDPNIIVCWK from the exons ATGGAAGACAACAGCAGAATTGAGTGCATATTTTTCAGTGAATTCCATCCCACACTTGGACCTAAAATAACATACCAG GTGCCCGAAGATTTCATTTCTCGAGAGCTCTTTGATACAATTCAGGTATACATTATTACTAAACCGGAATTGCAAAACAAGCTAATTACAGT TACAGCTATGGATAAAAAACTAATTGGTTGCCCAGTTTGTATTGAGCACAAGAAATATAGCCGGAATGCTCTGCTCTTTAACCTCGGCTTTGTTTGTGATGCTAGAGCTAAAACCTGCGCACTGGAACCCATCGTGAAGAAACTGGCAGGTTATCTCACAACTCTAGAG CTTGAGAGTGGCTTCATCTCCAATGAGGAAAGCAAGCAAAAGCTGATACCAATAATGACCATCCTGCTTGAGGAACTGAATGCCACTGGCAAATGCACTCTGCCAATAG ATGAATCAAACACCATTCACCTGAAAGTGATTGAGCAACGCCCAGATCCCCCCATTGTGCAGGAATATGATGTTCCTgttttcacccaggataaggatGACTTCTTCAATTCCCAGTGGGACCTCACCACTCAGCAG ATCCTGCCATACATTGATGGCTTTCGGCACATTCAGAAAATTTCAGCTGAAGCAGATGTGGAGCTCAATTTGGTTCGAATTGCCATCCAGAATCTGTT ATACTATGGAGTAGTGACTCTCGTTTCCATACTTCAG TATTCAAATGTGTATTGTACTACTCCCAGAGTTCAGGATCTGGTAGATGATAAATCTCTCCAAGAAGAATGCCTCTCATACATCACAAAGCCAG GTCATAAACGAGCAAGTCTGAGAGATGTTTTTCAGCTGTACTGTGGACTGACCCCTGGCACAACTGTTAGAGACCTCATTTGTCGCTATGCAGTCCAACTCCAGAGAGTAGATGAAAG GAAGCTCATTCAGTTTGGTTTGATGAAAGGTCTTATTCGGCGGCTTCAGAAGTATCCTGTGAAAGTTGTGCAGGATGAAAGAAGCCACCCAGCACGGCTCTACACAGGCTGTCACAGCTATGATGAAATCTGCTGTAAAACAG GCATGAGCTACCGGGAGTTGGATGAGAGGCTGGAAAATGATCCCAATATAATTGTTTGCTGGAAATGA